Proteins encoded by one window of Kwoniella dejecticola CBS 10117 chromosome 9, complete sequence:
- a CDS encoding polyadenylate-binding protein, cytoplasmic and nuclear has product MSSDATSPAPAAAKPAAPAAPTNVEAPAAAAPTQQQPSASASLYVGELDSSVTEAMLFEIFNMIGPVASIRVCRDAVTRRSLGYAYVNYLNAADGERALEHLNYSLIKNRPCRIMWSQRDPALRKTGQGNIFIKNLDESIDNKALHDTFAAFGDILSCKVGTDETGKSRGFAFVHYSTGEAADAAIKAVNGMLLNDKKVFVGHHVGKKERLSKVEELKAQFTNVYIKNVDPEATDAEFEELVKPFGSTVSVALSRDDAGVNKGFGFVNFENHEDARKAVEELNDKEFKGRKLYAGRAQSKLERESELKKSHEEKRMENEAKSAGVNLYVKNLDDDNEVSRGFGFVCFSAPEEATKAVSEMNGKMIGTKPLYVALAQRKDVRRQALESQIAQRSNMRMSYGPGGFGGMQGYMGQPVYGYPPMPGYGQPMPGMPPMRGGPMMGYPGGPQNGMQSRPRYAPGPPGAYGGPGPYGVPPQGGPPQYPVRPGGARIPAAPSANGPRAGAGGPSPVGAPQGLPRGNGAPRPQEAQAQAQAPRLDAQSLARAGPAEQKQMLGEALYPLIFESQPELAGKITGMLLEMDNSELLHLVESPAALQEKVDEALRVLAEWGKGDAEKTNGDATEVKEEVKEEKAE; this is encoded by the exons ATGTCTTCCGACGCTACTTCGCCCGCTCCAGCCGCTGCTAAGCCTGCTGCTCCAGCAGCTCCCACCAATGTTGaagctcctgctgctgccgccCCCACCCAGCAGCAACCATCCGCTTCAGCCAGTCTCTACGTCGGAGAGCTTGACTCTAGCGTTACTGAGGCTATGCTCTTCGAGATCTTCAACATGATCGGTCCCGTCGCTTCTATCCGAGTCTGCAGAGATGCCGTCACTCGACGATCCCTAGGATACGCCTACGTCAACTACCTCAACGCAGCTGACGGGGAAAGGGCTCTTGAGCACCTCAACTACTCGCTCATCAAAAACAGACCATGCAGAATCATGTGGTCTCAACGAGACCCAGCCTTGAGAAAGACCGGTCAAGGAAACATTTTCATCAAGAACTTGGACGAGAGCATTgacaacaag GCTCTCCACGACACCTTCGCCGCTTTCGGTGACATCCTTTCGTGCAAGGTAGGAACCGATGAAACCGGAAAATCCCGAGGATTTGC TTTCGTCCACTACTCCACCGGTGAGGCTGCCGACGCTGCTATCAAAGCTGTAAACGGTATGCTTCTCAACGACAAGAAGGTATTCGTCGGTCACCACGTCGGCAAGAAGGAACGACTTTCCAAGGTCGAAGAACTCAAGGCTCAATTCACCAACGTCTACATCAAGAACGTTGACCCCGAAGCTACCGATGCTGAGTTCGAGGAACTCGTCAAGCCTTTCGGATCCACCGTTTCCGTTGCTCTGAGCAGAGATGACGCCGGAGTCAACAAGGGTTTCGGCttcgtcaacttcgagaATCACGAAGATGCCAGAAAGGCTGTTGAGGAGCTTAACGATAAGGAAttcaagggaagaaagctCTACGCCGGTCGAGCACAGAGCAAGctcgaaagggaaagcgaattgaagaagagtcacgaggagaagaggatggagaatGAGGCCAAGTCTGCTGGTGTCAACCTCTACGTCAAGAATCTCGATG ATGACAACGAGGTCTCGAGA GGCTTCGGTTTCGTTTGCTTCTCCGCACCCGAGGAAGCCACTAAGGCTGTCTCCGAAATGAACGGCAAAATGATCGGCACCAAACCTCTCTACGTCGCTCTTGCTCAACGAAAGGATGTTCGAAGACAAGCTCTTGAATCCCAAATTGCGCAAAGATCGAACATGCGAATGTCGTACGGCCCCGGTGGATTCGGTGGTATGCAAGGCTACATGGGTCAACCAGTTTACGGTTACCCTCCTATGCCGGGATACGGTCAACCCATGCCTGGTATGCCTCCTATGCGAGGTGGCCCTATGATGGGATACCCAGGTGGTCCTCAAAACGGTATGCAATCGCGACCTAGATATGCTCCCGGACCACCCGGTGCCTATGGCGGACCTGGCCCTTACGGTGTTCCCCCTCAAGGTGGACCTCCCCAATACCCCGTTCGACCAGGTGGTGCTAGAATCCCCGCCGCTCCTTCCGCCAATGGTCCTCGAGCCGGTGCTGGTGGACCCAGCCCGGTCGGTGCACCTCAAGGTCTGCCCCGAGGTAACGGTGCTCCCCGACCTCAAGAAGcccaggctcaagctcaagctcctcGACTGGATGCCCAAAGCTTGGCCCGAGCTGGACCTGCTGAACAGAAGCAGATGCTGGGTGAAGCTTTGTATCCCTTGATCTTCGA GTCTCAACCTGAACTCGCCGGTAAGATCACCGGAATGTTGCTCGAAATGGACAACTCTGAACTCCTGCACCTTGTTGAGTCACCTGCTGCCCTCCAAGAGAAGGTCGATGAAGCTCTCCGTGTCCTCGCTGAGTGGGGTAAAGGTGACGCTGAGAAGACCAACGGTGATGCCACcgaggtcaaggaggaagtcaaggaggagaaggctgAGTAA
- a CDS encoding protein transporter SEC13 → MLMRSQTTAQASKPVPVETQHEDMIHDAQLDYYGKRLATCSSDKTIRIFNVVKGEAKGEPVILKGHTAPVWQLAWAHPSFGSLLASCSYDGRVFVWKEVGAGQGKGSGGELQDGWERIKEHTLHTAINSIAWAPYDIGPILACASSDGKVSVLSFQNDGSTDVSIFPAHGTGANAVSWAPSVVSNAGPAVGRGPQNQISPQKRFVTAGSDNLIRIWGYDEEAKKWTEEEVIKGHEDWVRDVAWAPNIGLPGMYIASASQDRTVLIHTRLSPASPWSSAPLLPSLPNSQDPHFPDAVWRVSWSLAGNILAVSCGDGKVSLWKEGVGQGWECVSDFAS, encoded by the exons ATGCTGATGCGTTCGCAGACGACTGCACAAGCCTCCAAACCGGTCCCGGTGGAAACTCAACATGAGGATATGATA CACGACGCGCAACTCGACTACTACGGCAAGCGTCTCGCTACATGCTCTTCCGACAAGACTATTCGAATCTTCAATGTCGTCAAAGGTGAAGCTAAAGGCGAACCAGTCATCCTCAAAGG CCACACAGCACCCGTTTGGCAGCTGGCCTGGGCTCATCCATCCTTCGGATCTCTTCTAGCATCCTGCTCATACGACGGACGAGTCTTCGTCTGGAAGGAAGTTGGAGCCGGCCAAGGCAAAGGCAGCGGCGGGGAGTTGCAAGATGGATGGGAGCGAATCAAGGAGCACACTCTGCATACCGCGA TCAATTCCATCGCCTGGGCACCATATGACATCGGACCAATACTCGCTTGCGCATCAAGCGATGGTAAAGTATCAGTTTTAAGCTTCCAGA ATGACGGCTCGACCGATGTATCCATATTCCCTGCTCATGGGACCGGAGCCAATGCTGTCTCATGGGCCCCAAGCGTTGTGTCCAACGCTGGCCCTGCTGTTGGCCGAGGGCCTCAAAATCAGATCTCACCCCAGAAACGGTTCGTCACTGCTGGATCTGACAATCTCATCCGTATCTGGGGCtacgacgaagaagcgaaaaagtggacagaggaagaggtgatcaagggtCACGAAGACTGGGTCAGAGACGTCGCATGGGCTCCCAATATTGGTCTGCCTGGGATGTATATTGCATCGGCTTCCCAA GATCGTACTGTCCTCATTCATACTCGTCTCTCACCGGCATCTCCATGGTCTTCGGCGCCATTGCTTCCCAGCCTACCCAATTCTCAAGATCCCCATTTCCCCGATGCTGTGTGGAGGGTCAGCTGGTCGCTCGCGGGCAATATATTAGCTGTTAGCTGCGGTGATGGCAAGGTCAGCCTTTGGAAAGAGGGTGTTGGCCAAGGTTGGGAATGCGTGTCCGATTTTGCCAGCTGA